A genome region from Aurantiacibacter sp. MUD61 includes the following:
- a CDS encoding cation:proton antiporter domain-containing protein — protein MHHAEITPLMKDALVILGAAGIVIPLFARFRVTPIIGFILVGLLVGPFGLGKLVSEFDFLRHITISEPEALDPFAEFGIILLLFTIGLELSFNRLWQLRKLVFGLGALEILVIGALLAVALSFTGLDWYGSLALGLALAFSSTALVLPISGTNTPVGRASLSMLLFEDIMIVPIIFLLGALAPNATGDGWSGLVDTLWKGGLVIAVMMIAGRFLLPHLFAQAARTKSPELFLAASMLVVIGASLATALVGLSPIVGALIAGLLIAETEYHTEVEGIIEPFKGLALGVFLITVGMGIDIMVIWDNLWKIAFAVVGVLTLKAIVTGALLRLMGARKATATETGILMASPSETTLIVMAAASSALLISRETAQFWQIVTAIGLTVTPLLAMLGKRLARQVEPAPTLDELDEEGRDAPRVVIVGLGRVGRLVAQMLKRHDVAYVAIDSDPDLIESARHDGYYAVYGNALREDALDKLNIAEAPAVILTMDEHILAQRMVRKLRTAFPELPIIARARDSFHAAELYRSGASTAVPETLESSLQLSEAALVDIGVPMGPVIASIHEKRDEFRERIQEDGALEHKPKLRTSTSES, from the coding sequence ATGCATCACGCCGAAATCACACCCCTCATGAAGGATGCCCTCGTCATCCTTGGCGCGGCCGGGATTGTCATCCCGCTGTTCGCGCGTTTTCGCGTGACACCGATCATCGGGTTCATCCTCGTCGGTCTGCTGGTTGGCCCCTTCGGCCTCGGTAAGCTGGTGAGCGAGTTCGACTTCCTGCGCCACATCACCATTTCGGAGCCCGAAGCGCTCGACCCGTTTGCGGAATTCGGCATCATCCTGCTGCTGTTCACCATCGGGCTGGAATTGAGCTTCAACCGCCTGTGGCAATTGCGGAAGCTGGTGTTCGGCCTCGGCGCACTGGAGATCCTCGTCATTGGCGCGCTGCTGGCTGTCGCGCTCTCCTTCACCGGTCTCGACTGGTATGGCTCGCTCGCGCTCGGCCTTGCCCTCGCCTTCTCATCCACCGCGCTGGTCCTTCCGATTTCGGGCACGAACACCCCGGTGGGCCGCGCATCGCTGTCGATGCTGCTGTTCGAAGATATCATGATCGTGCCGATCATCTTCCTGCTTGGCGCGCTTGCTCCCAACGCGACCGGAGACGGTTGGAGCGGTCTGGTAGATACGCTTTGGAAAGGCGGATTGGTGATCGCGGTCATGATGATCGCAGGGCGCTTCCTGTTGCCGCATCTCTTCGCCCAGGCTGCACGCACCAAGAGCCCGGAGCTGTTCCTGGCCGCCAGCATGCTGGTAGTGATCGGTGCGAGCCTTGCAACCGCGCTTGTCGGCCTGTCGCCCATCGTGGGTGCGCTGATTGCCGGATTGCTGATTGCGGAGACCGAATACCACACCGAAGTCGAAGGCATCATAGAACCGTTCAAGGGCCTTGCACTCGGCGTCTTCCTCATCACCGTGGGCATGGGCATCGACATCATGGTGATCTGGGACAACCTTTGGAAGATCGCCTTTGCCGTAGTCGGCGTGCTGACACTGAAGGCCATCGTCACCGGCGCATTGCTGCGCCTGATGGGCGCGCGCAAGGCTACGGCGACCGAAACCGGCATCCTGATGGCGAGCCCTTCGGAAACCACGCTCATCGTGATGGCGGCTGCTTCAAGCGCGTTGCTGATCTCGCGCGAGACCGCGCAGTTCTGGCAGATCGTGACGGCTATCGGCCTGACCGTCACGCCACTCCTCGCCATGCTCGGCAAGCGCCTGGCACGCCAGGTGGAACCTGCGCCCACGCTCGATGAGCTTGATGAGGAAGGCCGTGATGCGCCGCGTGTGGTCATCGTCGGCCTTGGCCGGGTCGGGCGGCTGGTCGCGCAAATGCTCAAGCGGCATGACGTTGCCTATGTCGCAATCGATTCCGATCCGGACCTAATCGAAAGCGCGCGGCACGATGGGTACTATGCCGTTTATGGCAACGCGCTGCGTGAAGACGCGCTGGACAAGCTCAATATCGCCGAGGCACCTGCCGTCATCCTGACGATGGACGAGCACATCCTCGCCCAGCGCATGGTCAGAAAACTGCGTACAGCCTTCCCCGAATTGCCTATCATCGCCCGCGCGCGCGACAGCTTCCATGCGGCAGAGCTCTACCGCAGCGGGGCGAGCACGGCGGTTCCCGAAACGCTCGAAAGCTCACTCCAGCTTTCAGAGGCCGCGCTCGTCGACATTGGCGTCCCGATGGGGCCGGTGATCGCCAGCATCCACGAAAAGCGTGACGAGTTTCGCGAGCGGATTCAGGAGGATGGCGCGCTCGAACACAAGCCGAAATTGCGCACCAGCACGAGCGAAAGCTGA
- the alaS gene encoding alanine--tRNA ligase, translated as MHSTNDIRRAFLDYFAQNDHQVVPSAPLVPYNDPSLMFVNAGMVPFKNVFTGVETPPAPRATSSQKCVRAGGKHNDLDNVGYTARHLTFFEMLGNFSFGDYFKEQAIEHAWNLVTSDLSLAKDRLSVTVFHTDDEAFELWKKIAGLPEDRIIRIATKDNFWAMGADGPCGPCSEIFWDHGDKIAGGPPGSPDEDGDRFVEIWNLVFMQHMQEADEITGDLPRPSIDTGMGLERISTVLQGVHNVFETDTFRNIIDVSEDLVKAKADEDTIASHRVIADHLRSTSFLIADGVLPSNEGRGYVLRRIMRRAMRHAHLLGANKPLMHRLVPTLVSEMGQAYPDLGRAQALITEVLEREEARFRQTLEKGLRLLDEETGDLTEGDSLSGETAFKLYDTYGFPYDLTEDALRNRGISVDKDGFDAAMEQQKAAARAAWKGSGASADSEVWFDIAEREGASEFTGYSSTEGEGRVVALVVDGKEVQSADSGKDVTVLTNQTPFYGESGGQMGDTGTITGDHRLAITVENTSKPLGRLHAHHGTITSGKVAVGDTVHLAIDAKRRDEIRANHSATHLVHAALRNHLGDHVTQKGSLVAQERLRFDFSHPKPLTPSELAAIEAEVNAEIRANDEVVTRLMSPDEAIEAGAMALFGEKYGEEVRVLSIGSPKDGDKTYSVELCGGTHVRATGDIGLFRIVSESAVSSGVRRIEALTGEAAREWVVGREDSLKSVAATLKTSPDEVEERVAALVDERKRLERELAEAKKQLALGGGGSGAASADEDVGGIAFSGQVLQGMDPKELRGLLDEAKGRMGSGVAAIIAVNDGKAAVAVGVTDDLTGQVSAVDLVRAGVEAVGGKGGGGRPDMAQGGGPDGDKADDAVAAIRDVLAKANA; from the coding sequence ATGCATTCGACCAACGATATCCGGCGCGCGTTTCTCGACTATTTCGCGCAGAACGATCACCAGGTGGTGCCATCCGCACCGCTCGTGCCTTACAACGATCCCAGCCTCATGTTCGTCAATGCGGGCATGGTGCCGTTCAAGAACGTCTTCACAGGCGTTGAAACGCCGCCAGCACCGCGCGCGACCAGCAGCCAGAAATGCGTGCGGGCAGGGGGCAAGCACAACGATCTCGACAATGTCGGATACACCGCGCGCCACCTGACCTTCTTCGAAATGCTCGGCAACTTCAGCTTTGGCGACTATTTCAAGGAACAGGCGATCGAACATGCCTGGAACCTGGTCACCAGCGATCTTAGCCTCGCCAAGGATCGCCTGTCGGTCACCGTCTTCCACACCGATGACGAGGCATTCGAGCTCTGGAAGAAGATCGCCGGTCTACCGGAAGATCGCATCATTCGCATTGCGACGAAGGACAATTTCTGGGCCATGGGTGCAGACGGTCCCTGTGGTCCGTGCTCGGAGATATTCTGGGACCATGGCGACAAGATTGCGGGCGGACCTCCCGGCTCTCCCGATGAGGACGGCGATCGCTTCGTCGAAATCTGGAATCTCGTCTTCATGCAGCACATGCAGGAAGCGGATGAGATAACCGGAGATCTTCCGCGCCCCAGCATCGACACTGGAATGGGTCTCGAGCGTATCTCGACCGTCCTTCAGGGTGTGCACAACGTCTTCGAGACCGACACTTTCCGCAACATCATCGATGTGAGCGAAGATCTGGTCAAAGCGAAGGCGGACGAAGACACGATCGCCAGTCACCGCGTGATCGCAGATCATCTGCGTTCGACCAGTTTCCTGATCGCCGATGGTGTGCTGCCGTCCAATGAGGGACGCGGTTATGTGCTTCGCCGGATCATGCGCCGTGCGATGCGTCACGCCCATCTGCTGGGTGCCAATAAGCCGCTGATGCACCGCCTCGTGCCGACGCTGGTCAGTGAAATGGGGCAGGCCTATCCAGACCTTGGCCGCGCGCAGGCTCTGATCACCGAAGTGCTGGAGCGCGAGGAAGCGCGCTTCCGGCAGACGCTGGAGAAAGGTCTTCGCCTTCTCGATGAGGAGACCGGAGACTTGACCGAAGGCGACAGCCTGTCCGGCGAAACGGCCTTCAAGCTCTACGACACTTATGGCTTCCCTTACGATCTGACCGAAGATGCCCTGCGCAATCGCGGCATCTCTGTCGATAAGGACGGCTTCGATGCGGCAATGGAGCAGCAGAAAGCTGCTGCCCGTGCAGCGTGGAAGGGCTCCGGCGCTTCTGCCGACAGCGAAGTGTGGTTCGATATCGCCGAACGCGAAGGAGCTAGCGAGTTCACCGGTTACAGCTCGACCGAAGGCGAGGGACGCGTGGTGGCGCTGGTGGTCGATGGCAAGGAAGTCCAGTCGGCCGATAGCGGAAAGGATGTCACCGTGCTCACCAACCAGACGCCGTTCTACGGCGAAAGCGGCGGGCAGATGGGCGACACCGGCACAATTACCGGCGACCACCGCCTCGCGATTACCGTCGAGAATACATCCAAGCCGCTCGGCCGATTGCATGCCCACCATGGCACGATCACGTCCGGGAAGGTTGCTGTGGGTGATACGGTGCATCTCGCGATCGATGCCAAGCGGCGGGATGAGATCCGCGCCAATCACTCGGCGACGCACTTGGTGCATGCGGCCTTGCGCAATCACCTTGGGGATCACGTTACGCAGAAGGGCTCGCTCGTCGCGCAGGAACGGCTGCGTTTCGACTTTTCGCATCCTAAACCGCTGACGCCGTCGGAACTGGCCGCGATCGAGGCGGAAGTGAATGCCGAAATCCGCGCCAACGATGAAGTCGTCACGCGGTTGATGAGCCCCGATGAAGCCATCGAAGCGGGTGCCATGGCGCTGTTCGGTGAGAAGTACGGCGAGGAGGTTCGCGTCCTTTCCATCGGCTCGCCCAAGGATGGCGACAAGACCTACTCGGTTGAGCTTTGTGGCGGCACCCATGTGCGCGCGACCGGCGACATCGGCCTGTTTCGTATCGTCAGCGAAAGCGCAGTATCCTCCGGCGTTCGCCGTATCGAAGCGCTGACCGGTGAAGCCGCTCGCGAATGGGTGGTTGGCCGTGAAGATTCGCTCAAGTCAGTGGCTGCCACTCTCAAGACTTCGCCCGACGAAGTCGAAGAGCGCGTTGCCGCGCTCGTCGATGAGCGCAAGCGTCTGGAGCGTGAATTGGCCGAGGCGAAGAAGCAGCTCGCTCTGGGCGGCGGCGGCTCAGGTGCGGCTTCGGCTGACGAGGATGTCGGCGGTATCGCGTTTAGCGGACAGGTTTTGCAGGGTATGGACCCGAAGGAGCTGCGCGGGCTGCTCGATGAAGCAAAGGGCCGCATGGGCAGCGGCGTTGCTGCCATTATCGCGGTGAACGACGGCAAGGCTGCAGTGGCTGTCGGGGTGACCGACGATCTGACCGGTCAGGTTAGCGCTGTCGATCTTGTACGCGCTGGCGTCGAGGCTGTCGGTGGCAAGGGGGGCGGTGGCCGGCCCGATATGGCGCAGGGCGGCGGTCCGGATGGGGACAAGGCAGATGATGCCGTGGCCGCCATCCGGGATGTGCTCGCCAAAGCTAACGCCTAA
- a CDS encoding class I SAM-dependent methyltransferase: protein MTDKSEWQGRVGESWAAEYRRTDRSFTMLTEHLLAQTRGIDARHMLDIGCGAGELSLAIARGRSDATVMGVDISPDLIEIAQERGKDLPNCSFSCADASDWIGDKRANLIVSRHGVMFFDDPVAAFANIGDQAESGGRLLFSCFRDVSENPFFHEIQRLLPPSDQKPDPRAPGPFAFADRSYVESILARSNWEDISVERFDFPMIAGVGESPVEDAVSYFARIGPAARAAREMEIGARERFFDRVRELAERNLHDGIVSLPAAAWIVTARKA, encoded by the coding sequence ATGACAGACAAGAGCGAATGGCAGGGGCGCGTGGGCGAAAGCTGGGCCGCCGAATACCGCCGTACCGATCGCAGCTTTACGATGCTCACCGAGCACTTGCTTGCGCAAACTCGCGGAATCGATGCGCGCCATATGCTCGACATAGGCTGCGGTGCAGGCGAGCTTTCGCTAGCCATCGCACGCGGCCGTAGTGACGCGACGGTCATGGGGGTGGACATCTCACCTGATCTCATCGAAATCGCCCAAGAGCGCGGCAAGGACTTGCCCAATTGCTCATTCTCCTGTGCCGATGCCAGCGATTGGATCGGAGACAAGCGGGCCAATCTCATCGTGTCGCGCCACGGCGTCATGTTCTTCGATGACCCCGTGGCCGCATTCGCCAATATTGGCGATCAGGCGGAAAGTGGCGGGAGGCTGCTGTTCTCCTGCTTCCGCGACGTCTCCGAAAACCCCTTCTTCCACGAAATCCAGCGATTGCTACCCCCGTCGGATCAGAAACCGGATCCACGCGCTCCAGGTCCCTTTGCTTTCGCCGATCGCTCCTATGTCGAATCCATTCTGGCTCGGTCGAATTGGGAAGACATCTCTGTCGAACGCTTCGATTTCCCGATGATTGCCGGCGTTGGCGAAAGCCCCGTAGAAGATGCGGTCAGCTACTTCGCCCGCATTGGCCCCGCAGCACGAGCGGCCCGCGAAATGGAGATCGGCGCCCGCGAACGCTTTTTCGACCGGGTGCGGGAGCTTGCGGAGCGCAATCTGCACGATGGCATCGTCTCGCTACCCGCCGCCGCCTGGATCGTCACCGCGCGAAAGGCGTAA
- the recA gene encoding recombinase RecA, producing MANANLKLVEKESNVDRQKALDAALAQIDRAFGKGSAMKLGSKEAMEVEAISTGSLGLDIALGIGGLPKGRVIEVYGPESSGKTTLALHAIAEAQKAGGTAAFVDAEHALDPVYAKKLGVDIDELIVSQPDTGEQALEITDTLVRSNAVDILVVDSVAALVPRAEIEGEMGDSHVGLQARLMSQSLRKLTGSINKSKCMVIFINQLRMKIGVMYGNPETTTGGNALKFYASVRLDIRRTGQIKDRDEVIGNSTRVKVVKNKVAPPFKQVEFDIMYGEGISKIGEILDLGVKAGIVEKSGSWFSYDSVRIGQGRENAKTFLKENTEMCAKLEAAIRGKTDEVAEEMMTGPDAESDD from the coding sequence ATGGCGAATGCAAACCTGAAGCTGGTTGAAAAGGAATCCAACGTGGACCGTCAGAAGGCGCTAGACGCCGCACTCGCGCAGATCGATCGCGCATTTGGCAAAGGCTCGGCAATGAAGCTGGGCAGCAAGGAAGCGATGGAGGTGGAGGCGATCTCCACCGGCTCGCTGGGACTTGATATTGCGCTTGGCATCGGCGGCCTGCCCAAAGGCCGCGTCATCGAAGTTTACGGTCCGGAAAGCTCGGGCAAGACCACTCTTGCGCTGCATGCGATTGCAGAGGCCCAGAAAGCAGGCGGTACCGCCGCTTTTGTCGATGCAGAGCACGCTCTCGATCCGGTCTATGCCAAGAAGCTGGGCGTCGACATTGACGAGCTGATTGTCTCGCAGCCCGACACCGGAGAACAGGCGCTCGAAATCACCGACACGCTGGTCCGCTCCAATGCGGTGGACATTCTGGTGGTGGACTCGGTTGCCGCTCTCGTGCCGCGCGCTGAAATCGAAGGTGAGATGGGTGACAGCCACGTGGGTCTTCAGGCTCGCCTCATGTCGCAATCGCTGCGCAAGCTGACCGGCTCGATCAACAAGTCGAAGTGCATGGTGATTTTCATCAACCAGCTGCGCATGAAGATCGGCGTGATGTACGGTAACCCGGAAACGACCACCGGCGGTAATGCGCTCAAGTTCTACGCTTCGGTTCGCCTCGACATTCGCCGCACCGGCCAGATCAAGGATCGCGATGAAGTGATCGGCAACTCGACCCGCGTGAAGGTGGTGAAGAACAAGGTTGCTCCGCCATTCAAGCAGGTCGAATTCGACATCATGTACGGCGAAGGTATTTCGAAGATTGGCGAAATCCTCGATCTCGGCGTGAAAGCCGGCATCGTGGAGAAGTCCGGCTCCTGGTTTAGCTACGACAGCGTCCGCATCGGGCAGGGCCGTGAGAATGCCAAGACCTTCCTGAAGGAAAACACAGAGATGTGCGCCAAGTTGGAAGCCGCCATTCGCGGTAAAACCGACGAGGTCGCCGAGGAGATGATGACGGGTCCGGACGCGGAATCCGACGACTGA
- a CDS encoding DUF4139 domain-containing protein, which produces MRHFPLLLCVSALGLALPAHAQERRVVEASAPQDLAVTVYRDPNRSPWRQMNRNNPRGFAMISETRTVTLPPGETTIRFDGVSEGMVAVSAIVTGLPGGTIEKNRNADLLSPAALVDGTLGNRVTITRTNPATGEAESEDAIVRTRADGGLVLQTEQGYEAVRCSGLNEGLSFDDIPGGLSANPVFTIDTASDAGGTYTVTLSYLSWGFDWQANYVTTLEDGGDTDDVRFDISSWLTILNDNGQSFENAELMAVAGSLNIVSNFSQLARPPRARPLQLTCWPRGSTATGIPVPNYEFDESDYDQRIVVTGARVSEDSMMALAPPPPPPPPPPPPPPVMAGEENLGDLKLYRIPVRMDVNAQGLKQVLFLQEEGVEGELAYEVTCYPWASQDAPRPAELLLETVNDEDHGLGVALPSGEASVFEESSQGELWIRDVNLRDFASGQDVELPMGNSNQVFGTCTYLGDRSQQGWNTRWADMTLELTNANPEAVTVRVQMGSPLQWEIRGQRAGVRDGQRFVEIRVPANGARTVEWETRVPQPDEEES; this is translated from the coding sequence GTGCGGCACTTTCCCCTTCTGCTGTGCGTTAGCGCGCTTGGCCTTGCCCTGCCTGCTCACGCGCAGGAGCGGCGGGTCGTGGAGGCGTCTGCCCCGCAGGATCTCGCCGTCACCGTCTATCGCGATCCCAATCGCAGCCCGTGGCGGCAGATGAACCGCAACAATCCGCGCGGTTTCGCCATGATCAGCGAAACCCGAACGGTTACGCTCCCGCCGGGTGAAACGACCATCCGTTTCGATGGCGTCTCCGAAGGCATGGTGGCGGTCAGTGCGATTGTCACGGGCCTGCCCGGTGGCACGATCGAGAAGAACCGCAACGCCGACCTGCTCAGCCCGGCCGCGCTTGTCGATGGGACGCTGGGCAACCGTGTGACGATTACGCGCACCAATCCCGCGACGGGAGAAGCGGAGAGCGAGGATGCTATCGTGCGCACCCGCGCCGATGGCGGCCTCGTGCTGCAAACGGAGCAGGGATATGAGGCGGTGCGCTGTTCCGGCCTCAACGAAGGCCTGAGCTTTGACGACATACCGGGCGGGCTTTCGGCCAATCCGGTGTTCACTATCGATACGGCGAGCGATGCGGGCGGCACCTATACGGTTACGCTGTCCTATCTTTCATGGGGCTTCGACTGGCAGGCGAATTACGTCACCACTCTTGAGGATGGCGGCGATACGGACGACGTACGCTTCGATATTTCCAGCTGGCTGACCATTCTCAACGATAACGGCCAGAGCTTCGAGAACGCAGAGCTGATGGCGGTTGCTGGCTCGCTCAATATCGTCAGTAATTTCTCCCAGCTTGCGAGGCCGCCGCGCGCAAGGCCTCTGCAGTTGACCTGCTGGCCGCGCGGCAGCACCGCGACAGGCATTCCGGTGCCGAATTACGAGTTTGACGAATCCGACTATGATCAGCGCATCGTCGTAACTGGCGCGCGCGTGTCGGAAGACAGCATGATGGCTCTGGCGCCGCCGCCTCCTCCTCCGCCACCACCCCCACCACCGCCACCGGTTATGGCTGGCGAGGAAAATCTCGGCGATCTGAAGCTCTATCGCATACCGGTCCGGATGGACGTGAATGCGCAGGGGCTGAAACAGGTGCTGTTCCTGCAGGAGGAGGGTGTCGAAGGCGAGCTCGCTTATGAAGTGACCTGTTACCCCTGGGCATCGCAGGATGCGCCGCGCCCTGCCGAGCTGCTGCTGGAAACGGTGAATGATGAAGATCACGGCCTTGGCGTGGCGCTGCCATCGGGCGAAGCATCCGTGTTTGAGGAATCCTCGCAGGGCGAGCTTTGGATCCGCGATGTGAACCTGCGCGATTTCGCGTCGGGCCAGGATGTCGAGCTACCGATGGGCAATAGCAATCAGGTGTTTGGCACCTGCACCTATCTGGGTGATCGATCGCAGCAGGGCTGGAATACGCGCTGGGCTGACATGACACTCGAACTTACGAATGCCAATCCGGAGGCAGTGACGGTGCGGGTGCAAATGGGTTCGCCGCTCCAATGGGAAATCCGCGGGCAGCGGGCCGGAGTGCGCGATGGTCAGCGATTCGTCGAAATACGTGTTCCGGCTAATGGTGCGCGTACTGTTGAGTGGGAAACGCGCGTTCCCCAACCCGACGAAGAAGAGAGCTGA
- a CDS encoding DUF4139 domain-containing protein, which yields MLKRFLATSLLATAAILPAQAQDPTAEETAQGDVSVTIYQNGQALVQDIRTLNIPRGTTRIEFPDVSAMIRPETLSFNAEGTAIVEQNFDFDLLTPAKLMEKAVGSTVTLVRTNPATGAEVRERAEVLSVVGGVVVRIGDRIEVLRDDGLPVRVVFDEVPSNLRARPTLSVTLNSNRGGNRPASIRYLSPGLDWSSDYVALYDEQADIVDMQGWVTLTNNTGTTFYNADTLLVAGNPNGSGNGPRRDMVRPGTETADRERLGDFYLYPIEGRTTIANAQTKQVSFLDVQGVPARRTYAIGSGWLQSDNDFRPVSSAISFSSSSDGGLGDALPAGTVRFYQRDAQGNPQFIGENQIGHTPMGSMLSLVTGDAFDVFMQAEVEDREVITPAEYERSARYRVYEDGELVREVEVDRTVDYYRTTMRYTFTNAKPEAVTVQLTQGGLDRGWWARDFRIVSEDVEGEQLNYGTRRYQVRVPANGERVVRVTYESRF from the coding sequence ATGCTGAAACGTTTTCTGGCGACGAGCCTGCTTGCAACTGCCGCTATCTTGCCGGCTCAGGCTCAGGATCCAACGGCAGAGGAGACCGCGCAGGGCGATGTCTCCGTCACGATCTACCAGAATGGCCAGGCACTGGTGCAGGATATCCGCACCCTCAACATTCCACGCGGCACGACGCGTATCGAATTTCCCGATGTCTCGGCGATGATCCGCCCGGAAACGCTCAGCTTTAATGCGGAAGGTACGGCGATCGTCGAACAGAATTTCGACTTCGATCTGCTCACTCCTGCGAAGCTGATGGAGAAAGCGGTCGGCAGCACGGTCACGCTGGTGCGAACGAATCCGGCGACTGGCGCTGAAGTGCGTGAGCGCGCCGAAGTGCTCTCCGTGGTCGGCGGCGTTGTCGTGCGGATCGGAGACCGGATCGAAGTCCTTCGCGATGACGGGCTGCCGGTGCGCGTGGTGTTCGATGAAGTCCCTTCAAATCTGCGCGCGCGGCCGACGCTTTCGGTCACGCTGAACAGCAATCGCGGAGGCAATCGTCCGGCATCGATCCGCTACCTATCTCCCGGCCTTGATTGGAGTTCGGACTATGTCGCGCTCTATGACGAGCAGGCCGATATCGTCGATATGCAGGGCTGGGTGACGCTCACCAACAACACCGGCACCACGTTCTACAATGCCGACACGCTGCTGGTGGCCGGCAATCCCAATGGCAGTGGCAACGGCCCGCGACGCGACATGGTGCGTCCTGGCACTGAAACTGCTGACCGCGAGCGGCTGGGTGATTTCTATCTCTATCCGATCGAAGGCCGCACCACGATTGCCAATGCGCAGACAAAGCAAGTGAGCTTCCTCGATGTGCAAGGCGTGCCTGCTCGCCGCACTTATGCGATCGGCTCGGGCTGGTTGCAGAGCGACAATGATTTCCGCCCGGTCAGCAGCGCGATCAGCTTCAGTTCCAGCAGCGATGGCGGGCTGGGCGATGCGTTGCCCGCAGGTACGGTGCGCTTTTACCAGCGCGATGCGCAGGGGAACCCCCAGTTCATTGGTGAAAACCAAATCGGCCATACGCCGATGGGCAGCATGCTCTCGCTGGTGACAGGCGATGCCTTTGACGTGTTCATGCAGGCCGAAGTCGAAGACCGCGAAGTCATCACGCCCGCTGAATATGAACGCAGTGCGCGATACCGTGTCTATGAAGACGGCGAATTGGTGCGCGAAGTCGAGGTCGATCGCACGGTCGATTATTACCGCACCACCATGCGTTATACGTTCACCAACGCGAAGCCCGAAGCAGTCACGGTGCAGCTCACACAAGGCGGTCTCGATCGCGGCTGGTGGGCGCGTGATTTCCGCATCGTTTCCGAAGATGTCGAAGGCGAGCAGCTCAATTACGGCACACGCCGCTATCAGGTGAGAGTGCCCGCCAATGGCGAGCGGGTGGTTCGCGTAACTTACGAATCGCGCTTCTGA